In the genome of Leptospira fletcheri, one region contains:
- a CDS encoding MBOAT family O-acyltransferase codes for MLFPTLEFFLFFSFVFLVYWYLLPVLFPNHHLRKFVVHVFLLVVSYAFYMSWDWRFGGLILLSTIIDYVLADRIFESKNHSYRKAMITLSLVLNLVFILGFFKYYNFLCTSLNDLLVLFGFGPFFPILKIVLPVGVSFYTFQSLSYTIDVYRGSIPAEKSFLRFALFVSFFPQLVAGPIVTAKTFLPQMETEKKLENIPFRRAIRFFLLGYFKKVVLSDNVSPISDLIFKNPEAYSTEALWLAAFLFWVQVYCDFSGYTDMAYGCALLLGYELPENFRMPYLSQSVTEHWRRWHITLSSWLRDYVYISLGGSRVGAFRHRFNVWFTMFVAGVWHGANWTFVIWGSIQGTFLMIEAVLKDLKARLFPNVSLSTGWEKILVPVRILYASSVAITFGVIFRSESMGKAVTMISGMVSYRTGELRPYMLKVGLPAILCVILGHFLGWLIFEKGKQIRIPVWLEFALYPFAAVLLALLSPDAEVPFIYFQF; via the coding sequence TTGCTTTTTCCCACGCTCGAATTTTTTCTTTTTTTCAGCTTCGTTTTTCTAGTTTATTGGTACCTTCTTCCGGTTCTATTTCCGAATCATCATCTACGCAAATTCGTCGTTCACGTTTTCCTCTTGGTCGTGAGTTATGCGTTTTACATGAGTTGGGATTGGCGTTTCGGCGGATTGATCCTGCTTTCCACGATCATCGATTACGTGCTCGCGGATCGGATCTTCGAATCCAAGAACCATTCCTACCGGAAGGCGATGATTACCTTGAGTCTGGTTTTGAACCTGGTATTCATCCTAGGATTCTTCAAATATTATAATTTTCTTTGCACTAGCTTAAACGACCTTTTGGTCCTATTCGGTTTCGGTCCCTTTTTCCCCATTTTAAAAATCGTTCTTCCCGTCGGCGTATCGTTTTATACGTTCCAATCCTTAAGCTACACGATCGACGTGTATCGCGGAAGCATTCCTGCGGAAAAGAGTTTTCTGAGATTCGCGCTGTTCGTGTCGTTCTTTCCGCAATTGGTCGCCGGGCCCATCGTCACAGCCAAGACGTTTCTGCCCCAGATGGAAACGGAAAAAAAACTGGAAAATATTCCCTTCCGCCGCGCGATCCGATTCTTTCTCCTGGGATATTTTAAGAAGGTCGTTCTATCGGACAATGTCTCGCCCATTTCGGATCTGATCTTTAAAAATCCGGAAGCCTATTCCACGGAAGCTCTTTGGTTGGCCGCTTTCTTATTTTGGGTGCAGGTCTATTGCGATTTCAGCGGATACACCGACATGGCATACGGTTGCGCGCTTTTACTCGGATATGAACTCCCGGAAAATTTCAGAATGCCGTACCTTTCCCAAAGCGTCACGGAACACTGGCGTCGTTGGCACATCACTCTTTCTTCCTGGCTCAGGGATTACGTTTATATCTCGTTGGGAGGAAGTCGTGTCGGAGCGTTTCGTCATCGTTTTAACGTATGGTTTACCATGTTCGTAGCGGGCGTTTGGCACGGAGCCAACTGGACCTTCGTGATCTGGGGTTCTATCCAGGGAACTTTTTTGATGATCGAAGCCGTGCTGAAGGATCTCAAGGCCAGATTGTTTCCGAACGTGTCCCTTTCTACCGGCTGGGAAAAAATTCTAGTGCCGGTTCGTATCCTGTACGCGAGTTCCGTAGCGATCACCTTCGGCGTGATTTTCAGATCCGAGTCTATGGGCAAAGCCGTTACAATGATTTCCGGAATGGTTTCCTACCGGACTGGAGAACTCAGACCCTATATGTTGAAGGTGGGTCTTCCGGCGATACTTTGCGTAATCCTTGGGCATTTTCTAGGTTGGCTGATCTTCGAAAAGGGAAAACAGATCCGGATTCCGGTGTGGCTCGAGTTCGCCTTATATCCGTTTGCGGCGGTGCTTCTTGCCTTGCTAAGTCCGGATGCAGAAGTTCCTTTCATCTACTTCCAGTTTTAA
- a CDS encoding PilZ domain-containing protein, which produces MSDSGQKYRSPRFYPRDFNEYIVHIESGLITLEGKLGNISESGICVLMPGDDLSQTIAVEGSVIERKTGKRLEFLGDVIWRVNKQLGNKEKFLYGIRFRSPLELTESLILINLSLEGDKPF; this is translated from the coding sequence ATGAGCGATTCTGGACAGAAATATAGAAGTCCGAGATTTTATCCCAGAGACTTCAACGAATACATTGTCCATATCGAATCCGGATTGATCACCCTGGAAGGCAAGCTAGGAAACATTTCGGAATCGGGAATTTGCGTACTGATGCCGGGAGATGATCTCTCCCAAACGATCGCCGTCGAAGGCTCCGTGATCGAGCGGAAAACGGGAAAGCGTCTGGAATTCTTAGGCGACGTGATCTGGCGTGTAAATAAGCAATTGGGGAATAAGGAGAAATTCCTTTATGGAATCCGCTTCCGCTCGCCCCTGGAACTTACCGAATCGTTAATCCTCATCAATCTATCCTTAGAGGGTGACAAGCCCTTTTGA
- a CDS encoding RNA polymerase sigma factor, which produces MSERILMAEKEIAQRKLTVREKEIQLLKQIREGSDQAYIELTGPYRERLYRKAVSMVKDGDDAEDIVQDALISGYRSIKNFRAESGVYTWLYRIVVNKSKDLLAKRKRARENSMDESEFQVTDHRLGFEKKIELSDESEYLIKKINELEDIYKEVIELRYFEEMSYSQIAEVLGCNIGTVKSRLFKAKEFLKHLIQQDGRGDGYFR; this is translated from the coding sequence ATGTCGGAAAGGATTCTCATGGCCGAAAAGGAAATCGCGCAACGAAAGCTCACTGTCCGGGAGAAGGAAATCCAACTTTTAAAGCAGATCCGGGAAGGCAGCGACCAGGCCTATATAGAGCTGACGGGACCGTACCGGGAGAGACTGTATCGAAAAGCGGTTTCCATGGTAAAGGACGGGGACGATGCGGAAGATATCGTTCAGGACGCCTTGATTTCGGGCTATAGATCCATCAAGAATTTCCGGGCCGAATCCGGCGTATACACCTGGTTGTACAGGATCGTAGTCAATAAGTCCAAGGACCTGCTCGCCAAGAGAAAACGTGCCAGAGAAAACTCTATGGACGAATCCGAATTCCAGGTTACGGATCATCGCCTCGGCTTCGAAAAAAAAATAGAACTTTCCGACGAATCCGAATATCTAATCAAAAAGATAAACGAACTCGAAGACATATACAAAGAAGTCATTGAATTGCGCTATTTCGAGGAAATGTCCTATTCTCAGATTGCTGAGGTCCTCGGGTGTAATATCGGGACGGTCAAGAGTCGTCTATTCAAAGCAAAGGAATTCTTAAAGCACCTGATCCAGCAAGATGGGCGGGGTGACGGTTATTTCAGGTAG
- a CDS encoding LIMLP_12425 family protein, protein MEKEMQESHVRTRSARLFSGIFGNEDQELIRLENSIVRAVSELRNKELDQIRLSENFEFRLQNLLKEARVEHESLWEKFSRTVIWNRSFQYSLTAGLAVLVLAVSVGRFSSSSNGVPSERSGTLSLGSDRDFIDLPSSAKIDPNTNSAYLLEVTKNPESRKVLDSLHSYFLEKGDTRTAQEIREIMELSVGK, encoded by the coding sequence ATGGAAAAAGAAATGCAAGAATCCCATGTACGGACCCGTTCCGCCCGCTTATTTTCGGGTATTTTCGGAAACGAAGATCAGGAACTGATTCGTCTGGAAAACTCCATCGTACGCGCGGTCTCGGAACTGCGGAATAAGGAACTGGATCAGATCCGCCTTTCGGAAAACTTCGAGTTCCGATTGCAGAATCTGTTAAAAGAAGCTCGAGTGGAACATGAGAGCCTCTGGGAAAAATTCTCCCGAACGGTGATCTGGAACAGGTCTTTCCAGTATTCCCTCACAGCCGGTTTAGCGGTGCTCGTTCTGGCGGTGTCCGTAGGAAGATTTTCTTCTTCTTCCAACGGGGTCCCTTCCGAAAGATCCGGAACCCTTTCCCTCGGAAGCGACCGCGACTTCATCGACCTTCCTTCCTCGGCTAAAATCGACCCAAATACCAATTCTGCCTATCTGCTAGAAGTAACGAAAAATCCGGAAAGTCGGAAGGTTTTGGACTCCCTGCATTCTTATTTTTTGGAAAAAGGGGATACTCGGACTGCACAGGAAATCCGCGAGATCATGGAACTTTCCGTAGGGAAATAA
- the hpf gene encoding ribosome hibernation-promoting factor, HPF/YfiA family, with amino-acid sequence MKIVFTWKNIDRSAAAEDYASKKLERISKYVQKVVSLEISFEQIHGAVNANLNLAADGNKFNAHNEDKDIYVCLDGLEDKIVKQVSKHHDKKAAH; translated from the coding sequence ATGAAAATCGTTTTTACTTGGAAGAATATAGATCGTTCCGCGGCTGCAGAAGACTATGCCAGCAAAAAGCTGGAAAGGATCAGTAAGTATGTGCAGAAGGTCGTTTCCTTGGAAATATCCTTCGAGCAAATCCATGGAGCGGTCAACGCCAACTTAAATCTTGCTGCAGACGGAAACAAATTCAACGCGCACAACGAGGACAAGGACATCTATGTCTGCCTCGACGGCTTGGAAGATAAAATCGTAAAACAAGTCAGCAAGCACCACGATAAAAAAGCCGCCCATTGA
- a CDS encoding tetratricopeptide repeat protein, with translation MNKIIKIALVLSISTALYAEPETSVVEASLTNYTPESEMQLANKLTALGSLKQKTRDYESAIAFYNQSLAVRTKLGDTESQGFALVLYLKSISEFRLGRSCQALENIKEVIQIYQKMGDLDSALQAEEEGLKKYQEACSLAYQKQPSLTLNKELATSKD, from the coding sequence ATGAACAAAATTATTAAAATTGCCTTAGTTTTAAGCATCTCCACTGCTCTTTACGCAGAACCAGAGACTTCTGTGGTCGAAGCTTCGCTCACAAACTATACTCCCGAATCAGAAATGCAACTTGCAAATAAGCTGACTGCTTTGGGAAGCCTAAAACAAAAAACCCGCGATTATGAATCCGCGATCGCATTTTACAACCAATCTCTGGCTGTACGGACAAAACTCGGAGACACCGAAAGCCAAGGATTCGCATTGGTGCTGTATTTAAAATCCATTTCCGAATTCCGCCTGGGCCGTTCCTGCCAGGCACTGGAAAACATCAAAGAAGTGATCCAAATTTACCAAAAAATGGGCGACCTGGATTCTGCCCTCCAAGCGGAAGAAGAAGGTCTCAAAAAATACCAGGAAGCTTGTAGTCTGGCTTATCAAAAGCAACCGAGCCTAACCCTGAACAAGGAACTAGCCACTTCCAAAGATTAA